One Epinephelus fuscoguttatus linkage group LG10, E.fuscoguttatus.final_Chr_v1 genomic window carries:
- the mafaa gene encoding transcription factor MafAa produces MATDLAMSAELPNSPLAIEYVNDFDLMKFEVKKEPPEADRYCHRLPSGSLSSTPISTPCSSVPSSPSFCAPSPGAQPNQSLTSGVNSSGSSNNSSGNNNHSNAGKPQLEDLYWIPSYQHHINPEALNLTPEDAVEALIGNAHHHHHHHQAYEGFRGQQYVGEDLSAASAAHHHQGHHHHHHHHHGHHARLEDRFSDEQLVSMTVRELNRQLRGFSKEEVIRLKQKRRTLKNRGYAQSCRFKRVQQRHMLETEKCTLQTQVEQLKQDVVRLAKERDLYKEKYEKLASRTYSAGGPANTRDPSGKQANNEFFM; encoded by the coding sequence ATGGCCACCGACCTCGCCATGAGCGCAGAGCTGCCAAACAGCCCTCTGGCAATCGAGTACGTCAACGACTTTGACCTTATGAAGTTTGAGGTGAAGAAGGAGCCACCGGAGGCCGACCGCTACTGCCACCGCCTCCCGTCGGGCTCTCTGTCCTCCACCCCGATCAGCACACCCTGCTCCTCCGTGCCTTCCTCGCCGAGCTTCTGCGCTCCGAGTCCGGGCGCGCAGCCCAACCAGAGCCTCACCAGCGGGGTcaacagcagcggcagcagcaacaacagcagcggCAACAACAATCACAGCAACGCGGGCAAGCCTCAGCTGGAGGACCTGTACTGGATCCCCAGTTACCAGCACCACATCAACCCCGAGGCGCTCAACCTGACCCCGGAGGACGCGGTGGAGGCCCTCATCGGTAACGcgcaccaccatcaccaccaccaccaggcCTACGAGGGCTTCCGCGGGCAGCAGTACGTCGGGGAGGACCTGTCCGCGGCCTCGGCGGCGCACCATCACCAGggccatcaccaccaccatcaccaccaccacggCCACCACGCCCGCCTGGAAGACCGCTTCTCGGACGAGCAGCTGGTCAGCATGACGGTGCGGGAGCTGAACCGGCAGCTGCGGGGCTTCAGCAAGGAGGAGGTGATCCGCCTGAAGCAGAAGAGACGCACCCTAAAGAACCGGGGCTACGCGCAGTCCTGCCGCTTCAAACGCGTCCAACAGAGGCACATGCTGGAGACCGAGAAGTGCACCCTGCAGACCCAAGTGGAGCAGCTGAAGCAGGACGTGGTGCGTCTTGCCAAGGAGAGGGATCTTTACAAGGAGAAGTATGAGAAGCTGGCCAGCCGGACCTACTCTGCCGGTGGACCCGCGAACACGAGAGATCCGTCCGGGAAACAGGCCAACAACGAGTTCTTCATGTGA